A section of the Babylonia areolata isolate BAREFJ2019XMU chromosome 1, ASM4173473v1, whole genome shotgun sequence genome encodes:
- the LOC143288210 gene encoding uncharacterized protein LOC143288210 isoform X2 — translation MERQTCPTCGREFKRLSQHSCSNAPSVATDDTTFHDRSAESNDPDDTTCHDRSAESGDTKKKQPCPTCGKEFKRLSQHKCTSTSSNPSGDTTDDDKPVPFHPHAGPSLCPVDEETSPKELLHQDPGPCLSQVDEETSPKELLHQDTGPSLSQVDEETSPKELLHQDTGPSLSQVDEETLPKELLRHAEPSPNTSSHLYDDTTSHGKSAESGDTKKKQPCPTCGKEFKRLSQHKCTSTSSNPSGDTTSHDKSAESSDTEKKQPCPTCGKEFKRLSQHKCTSTSSNPSGDTTGDGKPVPFHPHAGPSLSRLDEETSPKELLHQDTAPGLGQVDEETLPKELLQRHAEPSPNTSSSLYDDTTSHGKSAESGDTKKKQPCPTCGKEFKRLSQHKCTSTSSNPSGDTTSHDKSAESSDTEKKQPCPTCGKEFKRLSQHKCTSTSSNPSGDTTDDGKPVPFHPHAGPSLSPLDEETSPKELLHQDTAPSLGQVDEETLPKELLQRHAEPSPNTSSSLYDDTTSHGKSAESGDTKKKQPCPTCGKDFKRLSQHKCTSTSSNPSGDTTSHDKSAESGDTKKKQPCPTCGKEFKRLSQHKCTSTSSNPSGDTTSHDKSAESSDTEKKHPCPTCGKEFKRLSQHKCTSTSSNPSGDTTGDGKPVLFHPHAGPSLSRLDEETSPNELLHQDTGPSLSQVDEETSPKELLHQDTAPGLGQVDEETLPKELLQRHAEPSPNTSSSLYDDTTSHGKSAESGDTKKKQPCPTCGKEFKRLSQHKCTSTSSNPSGDTTSHDKSAESSDTEKKHPCPTCGKEFKRLSQHKCTSTSSNPSGDTTGDGKPVPFHPHAGPSLSRLDEETSPNELLHQDTGPSLSQVDEETSPKELLHQDTAPGLGQVDEETLPKELLQRHAEPSPNTSSSLYDDTTSHGKSAESGDTKKKQPCPTCGKEFKRLSQHKCTSTSSNPSGDTTSHDKSAESSDTEKKHPCPTCGKEFKRLSQHKCTSTSSNPSGDTTGDGKPVPFHPHAGPSLSRLDEETSPNELLHQDTGPSLSQVDEETSPKELLHQDTAPGLGQVDEETLPKELLQRHAEPSPNTSSSLYDDTTSHGKSAESGDTKKKQPCPTCGKEFKRLSQHKCTSTSSNPSGDTTSHDKSAESSDTEKKHPCPTCGKEFKRLSQHKCTSTSSNPSGDTTGDGKPVLFHPHAGPSLSRLDEETSPNELLHQDTGPSLSQVDEETSPKELLHQDTAPGLGQVDEETLPKELLQRHAEPSPNTSSSLYDDTTSHGKSAESGDTKKKQPCPTCGKEFKRLSQHKCTSTSSNPSGDTTSHDKSAESSDTEKKHPCPTCGKEFKRLSQHKCTSTSSNPSGDTTGDGKPVPFHPHAGPSLSRLDEETSPNELLHQDTGPSLSQVDEETSPKELLHQDTAPGLGQVDEETLPKELLQRHAEPSPNTSSSLYDDTTSHGKSAESGDTKKKQPCPTCGKEFKRLSQHKCTSTSSNPSGDTTSHDKSAESGDTKKKQPCPTCGKEFKRLSQHKCTSTSSNPSGDTTSHDKSAESSDTEKKHPCPTCGKEFKRLSQHKCTSTSSNPSGDTTGDGKPVPFHPHAGPSLSRLDEETSPKELLHLDTAPSLGQVDEETLPKELLQRHAEPSPNTSSSLYDDTTSHGKSAESGETKKKQPCPTCGKEFKRLSQHKCTSTSSNPSGDTTSHDKSAESGDTKKKQPCPTCGKEFKRLSQHKCTSTSSNPSGDTTGDGKPVPFHPHAGPSLSRLDEETSPNELLHQNTGPSLSQVDEETSPKELLHQDTAPSLGQVDEETLLKELLQQHAEPSPNTSSSQYDDTTSHGKSAESGDTKKKQPCPTCGKEFKRLSQHKCTSTSSNPSGDTTSHDKSAESSDTEKKQPCPTCGKEFKRLSQHKCTSTSSNPSGDTTSHDKSAESSDTEKKQPCPTCGKEFKRLSQHKCTSTSSNPSGDTTSHDKSAESGDTKKKQPCPTCGKEFKRLSQHKCTSTSLNPSGDTTDDGKPVPFHPRAGPSLSPLDEETSPKELLHQDTGPSLSQVDEETSPKEVLHQDTGPSLSQVDEETSPKELLHQDTGPSLSQVDEETSPKELLQRHAEPSPNSSSSLSDDSTCHGKSAESGDTEKKQPCPTCGKEFKRLSQHKCTSTSLNPSGDTTDDGKPVPFHPRAGPSLSQLDEETSPKELLHQDTGPSLSQVDEETLPKELLQPQAGPSPNTSSNPSGDTTSHDKSAESKDTEKKQPCPTCGKEFKRLSQHKCTSTSSDPSGDTTSHAKSAESSDPGDTNQLYEETSPKELLPPQMEACVSQPDEELLRQRRQPIYSGARSKVKSASSSDFHSPSAKGKLPAGKTPQDDRQVCTWCGKSFKSLHRHKCKAVVVPPTPPDLTPSRSDSSLPPQTSTPAQGSTGYQPVIDTRSLEEKAQWVIEALELQASSDPCSEMITFIDDEVKVKRKEIETASGAFNRFREKIKKLLGESTDCPQWDSLNSGSGFDGTKVTRADEMDCMFLPRLPGHCLRISNENAPPGFCFVEMASEATPDDPLAAFLRGLCCDGNGRVSSRDFRQTMFRVFAKAVDDERRARVDPDGKPGAASFPVLLDAIPREGAEGLLPVSIDLVPALKLEGFPEESEGNLSLLDPQTAEDIRRAGFHVIPKECSNEAYTDVRHLLWRYSFSQAEKTLTKFADRRLHTVTDQAEDGQTSLTTCRKPVLRILKRFLEIFKGLENSRSTNPKMLQLRLAVSFLKEQGGYGDLKIEKFSTFQIRTLLWTEFYVTSPGQALWGTNCRRNRLLHCLIQLGKMVSGRMRVPHFFVPGLDIMAEVPERERDFLYVLFHIAKHLF, via the exons atggaaagacagacatgtcCCACTTGTGGGCGAGAGTTCAAACGACTGTCTCAGCACAGTTGTTCCAATGCTCCGTCAGTTGCCACGGATGATACGACATTCCATGACAGGTCAGCAGAAAGCAATGACCCAGATGATACCACATGCCATGACAGGTCAGCTGAAAGCGGtgacacaaagaagaaacagcCTTGTCCCACATGTGGGAAAGAGTTCAAGCGACTATCACAGCACAAATGTACCAGCACTTCATCAAATCCATCAGGTGATACCACAGATGATGACAAGCCTGTGCCGTTTCACCCGCATGCAGGGCCCAGTCTATGTCCAGTGGACGAAGAGACATCTCCCAAAGAGTTGTTACACCAGGATCCAGGGCCCTGTCTAAGTCAAGTGGATGAAGAGACATCTCCCAAAGAGTTGTTACACCAGGATACAGGGCCCAGTCTAAGTCAAGTGGATGAAGAGACATCTCCCAAAGAGTTGTTACACCAGGATACAGGGCCCAGTCTAAGTCAAGTGGATGAAGAGACATTACCCAAAGAGTTGTTACGACATGCAGAGCCTAGTCCCAACACCTCTTCACATCTGTACGATGACACCACTAGCCATGGCAAGTCAGCTGAAAGCGGtgacacaaagaagaaacagcCTTGTCCCACATGTGGGAAAGAGTTCAAGCGACTATCTCAGCACAAATGTACCAGCACTTCATCAAATCCATCAGGAGATACCACTAGCCACGATAAGTCAGCTGAAAGCAGtgacacagaaaagaaacagcCTTGTCCCACATGTGGGAAAGAGTTCAAGCGACTATCTCAGCACAAATGTACCAGCACTTCATCAAATCCATCAGGTGATACCACAGGTGATGGCAAGCCTGTGCCGTTTCACCCACATGCAGGGCCCAGTCTAAGTCGACTGGATGAAGAGACATCTCCCAAAGAGTTGTTACACCAGGATACAGCGCCCGGTCTAGGTCAAGTGGATGAAGAGACATTACCCAAAGAGTTGTTACAACGACATGCAGAGCCTAGTCCCAACACCTCTTCAAGTCTGTACGATGATACCACTAGCCATGGCAAGTCAGCTGAAAGCGGtgacacaaagaagaaacagcCTTGTCCCACATGTGGGAAAGAGTTCAAGCGACTATCACAGCACAAATGTACCAGCACTTCATCAAATCCATCAGGTGATACCACTAGCCACGACAAGTCAGCTGAAAGCAGtgacacagaaaagaaacagcCTTGTCCCACATGTGGGAAAGAGTTCAAGCGACTATCTCAGCACAAATGTACCAGCACTTCATCAAATCCATCAGGTGATACCACAGATGATGGCAAGCCTGTGCCGTTTCACCCGCATGCAGGGCCCAGTCTAAGTCCACTGGATGAAGAGACATCTCCCAAAGAGTTGTTACACCAGGATACAGCGCCCAGTCTAGGTCAAGTGGATGAAGAGACATTACCCAAAGAGTTGTTACAACGACATGCAGAGCCTAGTCCCAACACCTCTTCAAGTCTGTACGATGATACCACTAGCCATGGCAAGTCAGCTGAAAGCGGtgacacaaagaagaaacagcCTTGTCCCACATGTGGGAAAGATTTCAAGCGACTATCACAGCACAAATGTACCAGCACTTCATCAAATCCATCAGGTGATACCACTAGCCACGACAAGTCAGCTGAAAGCGGtgacacaaagaagaaacagcCTTGTCCCACATGTGGAAAAGAGTTCAAGCGACTATCTCAGCACAAATGTACCAGCACTTCATCAAATCCATCAGGTGATACCACTAGCCACGACAAGTCAGCTGAAAGCAGtgacacagaaaagaaacatcCTTGTCCCACATGTGGGAAAGAGTTCAAGCGACTATCTCAGCACAAATGTACCAGCACTTCATCAAATCCATCAGGTGATACCACAGGTGATGGCAAGCCTGTGCTGTTTCACCCACATGCAGGGCCCAGTCTAAGTCGACTGGATGAAGAGACATCTCCCAACGAGTTGTTACACCAGGATACAGGGCCCAGTCTAAGTCAAGTGGATGAAGAGACATCTCCCAAAGAGTTGTTACACCAGGATACAGCGCCCGGTCTAGGTCAAGTGGATGAAGAGACATTACCCAAAGAGTTGTTACAACGACATGCAGAGCCTAGTCCCAACACCTCTTCAAGTCTGTACGATGATACCACTAGCCATGGCAAGTCAGCTGAAAGCGGtgacacaaagaagaaacagcCTTGTCCCACATGTGGGAAAGAGTTCAAGCGACTATCACAGCACAAATGTACCAGCACTTCATCAAATCCATCAG GTGATACCACTAGCCACGACAAGTCAGCTGAAAGCAGtgacacagaaaagaaacatcCTTGTCCCACATGTGGGAAAGAGTTCAAGCGACTATCTCAGCACAAATGTACCAGCACTTCATCAAATCCATCAGGTGATACCACAGGTGATGGCAAGCCTGTGCCGTTTCACCCACATGCAGGGCCCAGTCTAAGTCGACTGGATGAAGAGACATCTCCCAACGAGTTGTTACACCAGGATACAGGGCCCAGTCTAAGTCAAGTGGATGAAGAGACATCTCCCAAAGAGTTGTTACACCAGGATACAGCGCCCGGTCTAGGTCAAGTGGATGAAGAGACATTACCCAAAGAGTTGTTACAACGACATGCAGAGCCTAGTCCCAACACCTCTTCAAGTCTGTACGATGATACCACTAGCCATGGCAAGTCAGCTGAAAGCGGtgacacaaagaagaaacagcCTTGTCCCACATGTGGGAAAGAGTTCAAGCGACTATCACAGCACAAATGTACCAGCACTTCATCAAATCCATCAG GTGATACCACTAGCCACGACAAGTCAGCTGAAAGCAGtgacacagaaaagaaacatcCTTGTCCCACATGTGGGAAAGAGTTCAAGCGACTATCTCAGCACAAATGTACCAGCACTTCATCAAATCCATCAGGTGATACCACAGGTGATGGCAAGCCTGTGCCGTTTCACCCACATGCAGGGCCCAGTCTAAGTCGACTGGATGAAGAGACATCTCCCAACGAGTTGTTACACCAGGATACAGGGCCCAGTCTAAGTCAAGTGGATGAAGAGACATCTCCCAAAGAGTTGTTACACCAGGATACAGCGCCCGGTCTAGGTCAAGTGGATGAAGAGACATTACCCAAAGAGTTGTTACAACGACATGCAGAGCCTAGTCCCAACACCTCTTCAAGTCTGTACGATGATACCACTAGCCATGGCAAGTCAGCTGAAAGCGGtgacacaaagaagaaacagcCTTGTCCCACATGTGGGAAAGAGTTCAAGCGACTATCACAGCACAAATGTACCAGCACTTCATCAAATCCATCAG GTGATACCACTAGCCACGACAAGTCAGCTGAAAGCAGtgacacagaaaagaaacatcCTTGTCCCACATGTGGGAAAGAGTTCAAGCGACTATCTCAGCACAAATGTACCAGCACTTCATCAAATCCATCAGGTGATACCACAGGTGATGGCAAGCCTGTGCTGTTTCACCCACATGCAGGGCCCAGTCTAAGTCGACTGGATGAAGAGACATCTCCCAACGAGTTGTTACACCAGGATACAGGGCCCAGTCTAAGTCAAGTGGATGAAGAGACATCTCCCAAAGAGTTGTTACACCAGGATACAGCGCCCGGTCTAGGTCAAGTGGATGAAGAGACATTACCCAAAGAGTTGTTACAACGACATGCAGAGCCTAGTCCCAACACCTCTTCAAGTCTGTACGATGATACCACTAGCCATGGCAAGTCAGCTGAAAGCGGtgacacaaagaagaaacagcCTTGTCCCACATGTGGGAAAGAGTTCAAGCGACTATCACAGCACAAATGTACCAGCACTTCATCAAATCCATCAG GTGATACCACTAGCCACGACAAGTCAGCTGAAAGCAGtgacacagaaaagaaacatcCTTGTCCCACATGTGGGAAAGAGTTCAAGCGACTATCTCAGCACAAATGTACCAGCACTTCATCAAATCCATCAGGTGATACCACAGGTGATGGCAAGCCTGTGCCGTTTCACCCACATGCAGGGCCCAGTCTAAGTCGACTGGATGAAGAGACATCTCCCAACGAGTTGTTACACCAGGATACAGGGCCCAGTCTAAGTCAAGTGGATGAAGAGACATCTCCCAAAGAGTTGTTACACCAGGATACAGCGCCCGGTCTAGGTCAAGTGGATGAAGAGACATTACCCAAAGAGTTGTTACAACGACATGCAGAGCCTAGTCCCAACACCTCTTCAAGTCTGTACGATGATACCACTAGCCATGGCAAGTCAGCTGAAAGCGGtgacacaaagaagaaacagcCTTGTCCCACATGTGGGAAAGAGTTCAAGCGACTATCACAGCACAAATGTACCAGCACTTCATCAAATCCATCAGGTGATACCACTAGCCACGACAAGTCAGCTGAAAGCGGtgacacaaagaagaaacagcCTTGTCCCACATGTGGAAAAGAGTTCAAGCGACTATCTCAGCACAAATGTACCAGCACTTCATCAAATCCATCAGGTGATACCACTAGCCACGACAAGTCAGCTGAAAGCAGtgacacagaaaagaaacatcCTTGTCCCACATGTGGGAAAGAGTTCAAGCGACTATCTCAGCACAAATGTACCAGCACTTCATCAAATCCATCAGGTGATACCACAGGTGATGGCAAGCCTGTGCCGTTTCACCCACATGCAGGGCCCAGTCTAAGTCGACTGGATGAAGAGACATCTCCCAAAGAGTTGTTACACCTGGATACAGCGCCCAGTCTAGGTCAAGTGGATGAAGAGACATTACCCAAAGAGTTGTTACAACGACATGCAGAGCCTAGTCCCAACACCTCTTCAAGTCTGTACGATGATACCACTAGCCATGGCAAGTCAGCTGAAAGTGGTGAGACAAAGAAGAAACAGCCTTGTCCCACATGTGGGAAAGAGTTCAAGCGACTATCTCAGCACAAATGTACCAGCACTTCATCAAATCCATCAGGTGATACCACTAGCCACGACAAGTCAGCTGAAAGCGGtgacacaaagaagaaacagcCTTGTCCCACATGTGGGAAAGAGTTCAAGCGACTATCTCAGCACAAATGTACCAGCACTTCTTCAAATCCATCAGGTGATACCACAGGTGATGGCAAGCCTGTGCCGTTTCACCCGCATGCAGGGCCCAGTCTAAGTCGACTGGATGAAGAGACATCTCCCAACGAGTTGTTACACCAGAATACAGGGCCCAGTCTAAGTCAAGTGGATGAAGAGACATCTCCCAAAGAGTTGTTACACCAGGATACAGCGCCCAGTCTAGGTCAAGTGGATGAAGAGACATTACTCAAAGAGTTGTTACAACAACATGCAGAGCCTAGTCCCAACACCTCTTCAAGTCAGTACGATGATACCACTAGCCATGGCAAGTCAGCTGAAAGCGGtgacacaaagaagaaacagcCTTGTCCCACATGTGGGAAAGAGTTCAAGCGACTATCTCAGCACAAATGTACCAGCACTTCATCAAATCCATCAGGTGATACCACTAGCCACGACAAGTCAGCTGAAAGCAGtgacacagaaaagaaacagcCTTGTCCCACATGTGGGAAAGAGTTCAAGCGACTATCACAGCACAAATGTACCAGCACTTCATCAAATCCATCAGGTGATACCACTAGCCACGACAAGTCAGCTGAAAGCAGtgacacagaaaagaaacagcCTTGTCCCACATGTGGGAAAGAGTTCAAGCGACTATCACAGCACAAATGTACCAGCACTTCATCAAATCCATCAGGTGATACCACTAGCCACGACAAGTCAGCTGAAAGCGGtgacacaaagaagaaacagcCTTGTCCAACATGTGGGAAAGAGTTCAAGCGACTATCTCAGCACAAATGTACCAGCACTTCATTAAATCCATCAGGTGATACCACAGACGATGGCAAGCCAGTGCCGTTTCACCCGCGTGCAGGGCCCAGTCTAAGTCCACTGGATGAAGAGACATCTCCCAAAGAGTTGTTGCACCAGGATACAGGGCCCAGTCTAAGTCAAGTGGATGAAGAGACATCTCCCAAAGAGGTGTTACACCAGGATACAGGGCCCAGTCTAAGTCAAGTGGATGAAGAGACATCTCCCAAAGAGTTGTTACACCAGGATACAGGGCCCAGTCTAAGTCAAGTGGATGAAGAGACATCTCCCAAAGAGTTGTTACAACGACATGCAGAGCCTAGTCCCAACAGCTCTTCAAGTCTGTCAGATGATTCCACATGTCATGGCAAGTCAGCTGAAAGCGGtgacacagaaaagaaacagcCTTGTCCCACATGTGGGAAAGAGTTCAAGCGACTATCTCAGCACAAATGTACCAGCACTTCATTAAATCCATCAGGTGATACCACAGATGATGGCAAGCCTGTGCCGTTTCACCCGCGTGCAGGGCCCAGTCTAAGTCAACTGGATGAAGAGACATCTCCCAAAGAGTTGTTACACCAGGATACAGGGCCCAGTCTAAGTCAAGTGGATGAAGAGACATTACCAAAAGAGTTGTTACAACCACAGGCAGGGCCCAGCCCCAACACCTCATCAAATCCATCAGGTGATACCACTAGCCACGATAAGTCAGCTGAAAGCAaagacacagaaaagaaacagcCTTGTCCCACATGTGGGAAAGAGTTCAAGCGACTATCACAGCACAAATGTACCAGCACTTCATCAGATCCATCAGGAGATACCACTAGCCATGCCAAGTCAGCAGAAAGCAGTGACCCAGGTGATACCAATCAACTGTATGAAGAGACATCCCCCAAAGAGCTATTGCCCCCGCAAATGGAGGCCTGTGTAAGTCAGCCGGACGAGGAGCTGTTACGCCAGCGTAGACAGCCCATTTACTCAGGTGCTCGATCCAAAGTCAAATCTGCTTCGTCCTCAGACTTCCACTCTCCCTCAGCTAAAGGAAAACTGCCGGCTGGGAAAACACCGCAAGATGACAGGCAAGTTTGCACGTGGTGTGGAAAGTCTTTCAAGTCTCTCCACCGGCACAAGTGTAAAGCAGTCGTCGTGCCTCCCACGCCCCCAGATCTCACCCCCTCCAGATCTGATTCATCACTCCCACCTCAGACTTCAACACCTGCCCAAGGTTCTACAGGCTATCAGCCTGTGATAGACACGAGATCTCTGGAGGAAAAGGCACAGTGGGTAATTGAAGCCTTAGAGCTGCAAGCATCATCTGACCCTTGCAGTGAGATGATCACCTTCATTGATGATGAAGTCAAAGTGAAGAGGAAAGAAATCGAGACAGCTTCAGGTGCCTTCAACAGATTCCGAGAGAAAATTAAGAAACTGCTTGGAGAGTCAACGGACTGTCCTCAATGGGACAGTCTTAACTCAGGCTCCGGCTTTGACGGCACCAAG GTGACACGGGCGGACGAGATGGATTGCATGTTTTTACCTCGCCTGCCGGGCCACTGTCTCCGAATCTCGAACGAGAATGCTCCTCCCGGCTTCTGTTTCGTGGAGATGGCGTCCGAGGCGACACCTGACGACCCCCTGGCGGCCTTCCTCAGGGGTCTCTGCTGTGATGGGAATGGCAGAGTGAGTTCGCGGGACTTCAGGCAGACGATGTTTCGCGTCTTCGCGAAGGCCGTGGACGATGAGAGGCGCGCAcgag